A segment of the Synechococcus sp. CBW1002 genome:
CGATCCATAGCCTTGCTCGCTGCCACGATCATCGAAATAGTGGGGGATGGCAACACGCACGCCACAAGGCCTGGCCATCCTGTTCATGCGGCACACTGAGCACCACGATTTTAGGTTCCGCCACCTCCAGCCCCTTGAACATCCTCTTCGTTCATCAGAACTTCCCCGGCCAGTACCGCCACATCGTGCGCGCACTGGCCAAGGCGGGGGGGAACCGCTTGGTGGCCCTGGCGATCGAGGAGCCCAGCGAACCGATCCCCGCCGGTGTCACCCATGTGCGCTATGGCATTCGGCGCGCCAGCGCTACAGATCTGCAGCCCTGGGTGCAGGATGTGGAGACCAAGACCATCCGTGGTGAGGCCTGCGCCACCGCAGCCCATCGTTTACGCGAACAGGGCTTCAGCCCGGATCTGATCTGCGGTCACCCCGGCTGGGGCGAAATGCTCTTTCTGCGGGATCTCTGGCCGGAAGCGCCGATCCTCACCTATCAGGAATTCTTCTACCAGGCCCATGGTTTCGACTATGACTTTGATCCCGAACTTCAGGGCATCCCCAGCTGGCAGGATTGCGCCCGCATCCGCATGAAAACGGCCAACCTGTTGCTCAATCTCGAGATCAGCAACTGGAGCGTCACACCCACCGCCTTCCAGCGCAGCAGCTTCCCACCCGCCTGGCGCTCAAGGTTGAGCGTGATCCACGACGGCATCGACACCCACCATGCGAGACCCCGCGCCGATGCTCCGCCCCTGACCCTTCCCGACGGCACCACCCTGCGTCAGGGCGAGCCGATCGTGACCTTTGTGAACCGGTGTCTTGAGCCCTATCGCGGCTGCCACACCATGATCCGGGCCATCCCGGAGCTGCAGCGGCTGGCGCCTGAGGCCCGGCTGGTGATCGTGGGCCGTACCGAGGGGGTGAGCTATGGCGCCGTCTGCCAGGAAGGGGAATGGAAAGACCGCTTTCTCGCCGAGATCGAGGGCCAGTTCGATCCGAGCCGGGTGCATTTCAGCGGCCATCTGCCGTACAAGCAGTTCATTCCACTGCTGCAGCTGAGTGCCGCCCATGTCTATCTCACCTATCCCTTCGTTCTGAGCTGGAGCCTGCTCGAGGCGATGTCCTGCGCTGCCGCCGTGGTGGGGTCGGCGACCGCACCGGTGCAGGAGGTGATCCGCCACGGTCACAACGGCCTGCTGGTGGATTTCTTCTCTCCCGCCGAGCTCGCCGCCAGCGTGGCCGAGCTGCTGGCCAATCGTCCCCTGGCCGAGCGCCTCGGCGCCGCCGCCCGTGCCACCGTTCTGGCCGACTACAGCCTCAAGCCGTGCCTGTCTCGCCAGCTGGCGCTCATGTCGCTGGTGGCCAGCCGCGCGGTGGGCTGAATCGGGCTTGGCCCCGCCCTGTCTTTCCTCGCTACCCAGGAGTTCCTGCCATGGCCAAAGCCGGTGGATTCGGAGGCCGCCCCACCCCCGGGGCCACCGGCCGGCAGCGACCCATGCGCTCGGTCGATGCGTTGGTGCAAGCGGCGATCGCCGCCCACCGCCGTGGGGATACCGCCGCCGCAGAAGCGGGCTACAGGGCAGCCCTGCAGGCCACGAACCGCCACCCCATCCTGCTCTCCAACCTGGGTGCCCTGCTCAAGGCCGATGGACGCAGCGAGGAGGCCATGGCGCTTTACGGCGAAGCGATCCGCAAACAGCCTGGTTTCAGCAATGTCCGCGTCAATCTGGCCAATCTGCTGCGTGATCGCGGTGCCCTGGACCAGGCCCGGGAGGTGTTGGAGCAGGGGCTGGAGCACGATCCAGCCCACCTGGAAAGCCTCCATCTCCTGGCCCTGTTGCTGTTGGAGCTCAAGAACAGGACCACAGCCCTGGCCATGGTGGAACGGGCCCTGACGGTCGATCCCAGCCACATCCCCTCCCTGCTGGTGCTCACCAGCGTGCGCCTCGCCGAAGACGATCTTGACGCCGCCCAGGGTCTGCTGGACACGGTGCTGCAGCGTGATCCCGGTCAGGCCAAGGCGCACCTGCTGCGCAGCGAGCTGCAGCGTTCGCGTGGCGATCTGGTGGCCGCGAAGGAGAGCGTGGAGCGGGGCCGGAACCTGATGCCGGAGGACGACCCCGAGCGTGAGATCTGGCGCTTCAACCGGGCCGTTCTCGACCTGTTCGCCGGCGACTGGACGCCATCGACCTGGCGCGACTACGAGACCCGCTGGCTGGCTCCCCAGATGATCTCCCACCAGCGGCATCAGCACCTGCCCCGCTGGCAGGGGCAGGTGGACCAGCACCCCCTTGCAGGCTCCCTGCTGA
Coding sequences within it:
- a CDS encoding glycosyltransferase family 4 protein; this encodes MNILFVHQNFPGQYRHIVRALAKAGGNRLVALAIEEPSEPIPAGVTHVRYGIRRASATDLQPWVQDVETKTIRGEACATAAHRLREQGFSPDLICGHPGWGEMLFLRDLWPEAPILTYQEFFYQAHGFDYDFDPELQGIPSWQDCARIRMKTANLLLNLEISNWSVTPTAFQRSSFPPAWRSRLSVIHDGIDTHHARPRADAPPLTLPDGTTLRQGEPIVTFVNRCLEPYRGCHTMIRAIPELQRLAPEARLVIVGRTEGVSYGAVCQEGEWKDRFLAEIEGQFDPSRVHFSGHLPYKQFIPLLQLSAAHVYLTYPFVLSWSLLEAMSCAAAVVGSATAPVQEVIRHGHNGLLVDFFSPAELAASVAELLANRPLAERLGAAARATVLADYSLKPCLSRQLALMSLVASRAVG
- a CDS encoding tetratricopeptide repeat protein, with protein sequence MAKAGGFGGRPTPGATGRQRPMRSVDALVQAAIAAHRRGDTAAAEAGYRAALQATNRHPILLSNLGALLKADGRSEEAMALYGEAIRKQPGFSNVRVNLANLLRDRGALDQAREVLEQGLEHDPAHLESLHLLALLLLELKNRTTALAMVERALTVDPSHIPSLLVLTSVRLAEDDLDAAQGLLDTVLQRDPGQAKAHLLRSELQRSRGDLVAAKESVERGRNLMPEDDPEREIWRFNRAVLDLFAGDWTPSTWRDYETRWLAPQMISHQRHQHLPRWQGQVDQHPLAGSLLIWREQGIGEEILFLSLVRDLIAQGQPLVLEVSARLQRLVQRSFPGVPVISQGDSLAGLDITAALPLGSLGLHSGFDQASWLRRRSPFLRPGAESDLARVRACLPHPTHRSRVGLCWRSVGSIYAGPKSIPLASFEPLTGQADTQWISLQHGALEPGEAEGLERLGIHRPDADFFHDLEALAAWIASCDLVITISTATAHLACALGKPTWMLLPAPQSFFWWWGNEGTHTPWYPSARLFRQPSPGDWDGVITQVHQALGSSIPSADS